In Montipora foliosa isolate CH-2021 chromosome 13, ASM3666993v2, whole genome shotgun sequence, one DNA window encodes the following:
- the LOC137984107 gene encoding uncharacterized protein, translated as MASRRRRFISAKCVKWIKVSMLVEVVIVVVNILFIETETPSTRIVDIIFLPLPNGKGDAITSKNTLSWKTLPEPVSTHSTQSSQTDPAKLYIEPKLKESCAERITEMDHGIVLFKNVSIRPKLARAKVLETRMERPQEEDELFKLDKGFFTMYCGPDFEAAKMKLHKSHKSDALTSWVLAFEAVSPSVLRLQEENKTFQAGQYLAVQRAEYANVYWTVIDLLDIFITADLLGVTPDKLNIILMDAHPPTQLDPFWSVLFQKLIRLGVDDNLTKFSNVVFERLTWRYPRMNCPLLNHGLKSYHLIQPFRKFVLKRFDIPSESHQRNCSTLKLHVLVNFRRNYQSHPRNLDGTVDRKITNENDVLKDINTTFPGITLTASQLDALPLKKQLELVASADIFFGMHGAAHAYPIFMPPGGAVVEMFNFNSGNWHMGKIATLAGHSHVTWTLTDQGAYNTVNRTTTIPKGIPSDLIRKAIKNICG; from the coding sequence CTCTATGCTCGTTGAAGTGGTAATTGTCGTTGTGAATATTTTGTTTATTGAAACTGAGACACCTTCGACCCGAATTGTTGACATAATTTTTCTGCCATTGCCAAATGGAAAAGGAGACGCAATCACGTCTAAGAATACTCTGTCTTGGAAAACTCTACCGGAGCCAGTCTCGACCCATTCGACTCAGTCGAGCCAGACTGACCCTGCAAAGCTCTACATTGAACCGAAACTGAAAGAATCATGCGCAGAAAGGATAACAGAGATGGATCACGGGATAGTACTTTTCAAAAACGTCTCTATACGACCGAAGCTCGCAAGAGCCAAAGTCCTTGAGACGCGGATGGAGCGTCCTCAAGAAGAAGACGAACTCTTTAAGTTAGACAAAGGCTTCTTCACCATGTATTGCGGCCCTGATTTTGAAGCAGCTAAAATGAAGCTTCACAAATCACATAAAAGCGACGCCTTAACGTCGTGGGTGTTGGCCTTCGAGGCAGTAAGCCCTTCAGTTTTACGGCTACAAGAAGAGAACAAGACATTTCAGGCCGGCCAGTATTTGGCCGTACAAAGGGCTGAATATGCCAATGTCTATTGGACAGTAATTGACCTCCTGGACATTTTCATTACAGCGGATCTTTTGGGTGTGACACCAGATAAGCTTAATATTATTCTCATGGACGCTCACCCTCCAACTCAACTGGATCCGTTTTGGAGTGTCTTGTTTCAAAAGTTAATAAGACTTGGCGTGGACGACAATCTAACCAAGTTCAGTAACGTTGTATTCGAAAGGCTCACGTGGAGGTATCCGCGAATGAATTGCCCTCTATTAAACCATGGCCTCAAATCCTACCATCTCATTCAACCATTTCGAAAATTTGTCTTGAAGCGATTTGACATACCATCGGAATCCCATCAACGAAACTGCAGCACGCTCAAATTACACGTTCTGGTCAATTTCAGGCGGAACTACCAAAGTCATCCCAGGAATCTTGACGGCACCGTCGATCGAAAAATTACCAACGAAAACGACGTCTTGAAAGATATTAATACCACTTTTCCAGGTATAACCCTCACCGCTTCTCAACTAGACGCCCTGCCGTTGAAAAAACAGTTAGAACTTGTTGCTTCGGCGGACATTTTCTTTGGCATGCATGGAGCTGCACACGCCTATCCGATCTTTATGCCACCAGGTGGAGCTGTAGTCgaaatgtttaattttaattcaGGTAATTGGCACATGGGAAAAATAGCTACACTCGCAGGGCATTCCCACGTTACGTGGACGCTGACTGATCAGGGAGCGTATAACACTGTGAATAGGACGACAACGATCCCCAAGGGGATTCCCTCGGACCTAATACGGAAGGCAATAAAGAACATTTGCGGTTGA